A single region of the Rhizobium grahamii genome encodes:
- a CDS encoding 4Fe-4S binding protein → MQWMMIAAYVALLVVPLALPLPGGSDYIWNNLARFVQFVFWGVWWPFVILGTALVGRFWCGLLCPEGALSEFASERGAGRAIPSWMKWSGWPVVAFISTTIYGQLTSIYQYPKPAALLLGGSTLAAMVVGARYGKAKRVWCRFLCPVSGVFGTVSKVAPLHFRVESDAWKRSSPAEAAGVNCAPLIPIKTMQGSSACHMCGRCSGHRGAIRLAWRKPAADIVFGSGRMAARWDTILIIPILLGLVPAALHWTASGAFQAMRTWLVERCVELGLMWPLSLRLPWWLLTNYPSVNDVMNVVDAVSLLAFVALGAFTSSVLFLLPLVAATTILRRTRKVVHHLAQAMIPLATSSLFCGLLALTTSQLRSDGINLPGVDAARGALVVVAGLWSVGLFFRISSVYCRSINRRIIATAPIAMAVAAFSATWLFMFLGG, encoded by the coding sequence ATGCAGTGGATGATGATCGCGGCCTATGTTGCGCTACTTGTTGTCCCGCTAGCACTTCCGCTGCCTGGAGGCAGCGATTACATTTGGAACAACCTCGCGCGCTTTGTCCAGTTCGTGTTCTGGGGTGTCTGGTGGCCTTTTGTCATCTTGGGAACAGCTCTGGTTGGTAGGTTCTGGTGCGGGCTGCTCTGCCCTGAAGGAGCTCTTTCGGAATTCGCAAGCGAACGGGGAGCGGGCAGGGCGATACCAAGCTGGATGAAATGGTCCGGGTGGCCGGTGGTGGCTTTTATTTCCACAACTATCTATGGCCAGCTCACAAGTATCTACCAATATCCCAAACCAGCCGCGCTCTTACTCGGCGGATCGACTTTAGCGGCGATGGTCGTCGGCGCGCGCTATGGGAAAGCAAAACGCGTCTGGTGCAGGTTTCTATGCCCGGTAAGCGGAGTCTTCGGCACCGTGTCGAAAGTTGCCCCCTTGCATTTTCGGGTCGAGTCCGACGCCTGGAAACGCTCGTCGCCAGCGGAGGCCGCCGGCGTGAACTGCGCGCCCCTCATCCCAATCAAGACTATGCAGGGGAGTTCGGCCTGCCACATGTGTGGACGCTGCAGCGGGCATCGCGGCGCGATCCGGCTCGCATGGCGCAAGCCGGCGGCGGACATCGTGTTTGGATCCGGCCGAATGGCAGCTCGATGGGACACCATCCTCATCATACCGATACTTCTCGGGCTGGTCCCCGCAGCCCTTCACTGGACAGCCAGCGGAGCGTTCCAAGCCATGAGGACCTGGTTGGTCGAGCGGTGTGTGGAGCTGGGGTTGATGTGGCCGTTGTCGCTCCGGCTTCCTTGGTGGCTGCTGACAAACTATCCATCGGTCAACGACGTGATGAACGTAGTCGATGCCGTCAGTCTGTTAGCGTTTGTTGCTCTCGGAGCATTCACGTCGTCTGTCCTGTTCCTGCTCCCGCTCGTGGCGGCCACGACAATCCTCCGCCGGACGAGGAAAGTTGTCCATCACCTTGCCCAGGCAATGATTCCGCTCGCAACTTCATCGCTATTTTGTGGCCTTCTCGCGCTGACGACAAGCCAGCTCCGGTCTGACGGGATTAATCTGCCAGGCGTGGATGCTGCCCGTGGAGCGTTAGTAGTTGTTGCCGGGCTTTGGTCGGTGGGACTCTTTTTCAGGATTTCGAGCGTCTATTGCAGGTCTATCAACCGGCGCATTATAGCGACAGCACCTATTGCAATGGCTGTTGCCGCGTTCTCAGCAACTTGGCTATTCATGTTCTTGGGAGGCTGA
- a CDS encoding YbaN family protein, translated as MRMLWLTIAWASIIIGVVGVFLPLLPTTPFLLLSAGIFARVSPRFESWLVAHPTLGPSVRAWRDRKAINQGAKVSAVVAMICSLCVLVWLDPGPLALATVSTALSACAAFVITRPSA; from the coding sequence ATGCGCATGCTGTGGTTGACGATTGCTTGGGCCTCGATCATCATCGGCGTGGTTGGAGTGTTCCTGCCGCTGTTGCCGACGACCCCCTTCCTGCTGCTTTCTGCAGGCATTTTCGCCCGTGTGTCGCCAAGGTTTGAATCTTGGCTTGTGGCTCACCCGACGTTGGGTCCTTCGGTCAGAGCTTGGCGAGATCGTAAGGCAATAAATCAAGGCGCAAAGGTTTCCGCGGTAGTCGCGATGATATGCAGTCTATGCGTTCTCGTCTGGCTCGATCCCGGCCCGTTGGCGCTCGCCACCGTCTCCACGGCACTGAGCGCATGTGCAGCATTCGTCATCACCCGGCCATCGGCCTAA